Proteins from one Hyperolius riggenbachi isolate aHypRig1 chromosome 2, aHypRig1.pri, whole genome shotgun sequence genomic window:
- the LOC137544645 gene encoding E3 ubiquitin-protein ligase TRIM39-like, which yields MEIYRDPVTLPCGHNFCRGCITQAWDHQEDLQEYKCPDCQQIYRKRPELVRNTSLHNIAEAFHATETDQEQTGVFCNYCDFPVPATKSCLQCETSLCDHHLRKHDRSGGHTLLPPTTDLGKRKCPIHKKILEYYCTEDAACVCVSCSVIGGHVGHKMMSLDEASEEKKKKLRNNLQKLMAETEEAEKRVQSLEERRRKAQENANGETETVTALFKDLRRRLDDLEGRVQSDIIRQAERVSQSYNDVIQQLEIKKEELSRKMCDIEELCNMTDPLTVLQESDTGDLCDTEDRERHDKQLHDGGDLDVAGISHTLHTGLSDIMSGVTGGIYIYIQPADILLDVSTASNYLHISDDRKTVSRSEIIQNRPETPERFQYFPQVLSSQSFSLGRHYWEVDVGGSVSWAVGMCYPSMARRGDQSVIGRTSCSWGLCREDNQYVVRHGREEIQLHDKILSNRVRISLDYEAGQIAFYALCDPIRHLHTFTATFIEPLHAVLCVFSACINISGLFRAVESVLKSSDSSIQSSLCSDCIILDTIRAAEASDFSSDSDSLV from the coding sequence ATGGAGATCTATAGAGATCCTGTGACCTTGCCGTGTGGCCACAACTTCTGCCGGGGCTGCATCACACAAGCCTGGGACCATCAGGAGGATCTACAGGAATATAAATGTCCTGATTGTCAGCAGATATACAGGAAGAGGCCTGAGCTGGTGAGGAACACATCTTTACACAATATAGCTGAGGCTTTTCATGCTACAGAGACAGATCAGGAGCAGACCGGGGTCTTCTGTAATTACTGTGACTTTCCTGTTCCTGCTACTAAATCCTGTCTGCAGTGTGAGACCTCCTTGTGTGACCATCACCTGAGGAAACATGACAGATCAGGGGGACACACATTACTGCCTCCCACCACTGACCTGGGGAAGAGGAAATGCCCCATCCATAAGAAGatcctggagtattactgcactgaggatgctgcctgtgtctgtgtgtcctgctCTGTGATTGGGGGACATGTAGGACATaagatgatgtcactggatgaggcctctgaggagaagaagaaaaagttgagaaataatctgcagaaactgatggcagagacagaggaggctgagaaaagagtccagagtctggaggaacgcaggagaaaagcacaagaaaaCGCAAATGGTGAAACAGAGACAGTCACTGCCCTGTTTAAAGACCTCAGGAGACGGCTGGACGATCTGGAGGGGAGAGTCCAGAGTGACATAATTAGGCAGGCAGAGCGGGTGTCACAATCATACAATGACGTCATTCAGCAGCTGGAGATAAAGAaggaggagctgtccaggaagatgtgtgacattgaggagctgtgtaacatgactgatccactgactgtcttacaggaatcagacacaggtgacttgtgtgacacggaggacagagagagacatgataaacagctccatgatggaggggatctggatgtggccggcatctcacacacattacatacaggaCTATCTGATATCATGTCTGGCGTAACTGGAGGgatctatatctatatacagCCTGCAGACATATTACTTGATGTAAGCACAGCTAGTAATTATCTACACATATCAGATGACAGGAAAACTGTATCCAGGTCAGAAATAATACAGAATCGCCCAGAAACACCAGAAAGATTTCAGTATTTTCCTCAGGTATTGAGCAGCCAGAGTTTCTCCTtagggcgacattactgggaagtggatgttgggggTTCAGTCAGCTGGGCAGTCGgaatgtgttaccccagtatggcCAGGAGAGGAGATCAGTCAGTGATTGGAAGAACTAGCTGTTCTTGGGGTTTGTGTAGGGAAGATAATCAGTATGTAGTGAGACATGGCAGGGAAGAGATCCAATTACATGACAAGATCCTCAGTAATAGAGTCAGGATATctctggattatgaggccgggcagatcgccttttatgccctgtgtgaccccatcagacacctccacaccttcactgccaccttcattgagcccctccatgctgtgTTATGTGTATTTAGCGCTTGTATAAACATATCTGGgttattcagggctgtggagtcggtactaaaatcatccgactcctcaattcAGTCCTCCCTCTGCTCCGACTGCATCATCTTAGATACTATCAGGGCTGCGGAGGCCTCCGACTTcagctctgactccgactccttagtttag